DNA sequence from the Helicobacter sp. MIT 05-5293 genome:
TTTTAATTCTTGATTGTGTGAGTGTGAATAACGCCAATGTCGGAGATGTGTATTATTTTGATTTTGACAATGTGCCAAATATCATCACTTGGGCGGGGAGTGCCCATGAAGTCGAGATGCTTCAAACATTGCGGCTAACAGCTATAAATGGTGATTTGCCACCAGTCAAGATTATCGGCATTATCCCTGAAGTGATTGGTGAGGAGACGGCTTTTTTACTTTCTGATGCAGTCAAGGAAGGCGCAAAACAAATGGAATCTCTAGCGATTCAGTATTTACAAGAAAATAATGTGATTGTCAAAAAAGTCGATGATAGGGATTTGCAAGAAGTCGCTAATGGCTCATTTAGGGGCTATTAAGTTATGTTTTATGATTTTATTTTTGCTAATTCAAGTCGTGA
Encoded proteins:
- a CDS encoding HyaD/HybD family hydrogenase maturation endopeptidase, translated to MKILVLGIGNILFGDEGIGVHLSNLLKLNYAFSGENEVEIVDGGTLAQMLIPLITSYDKVLILDCVSVNNANVGDVYYFDFDNVPNIITWAGSAHEVEMLQTLRLTAINGDLPPVKIIGIIPEVIGEETAFLLSDAVKEGAKQMESLAIQYLQENNVIVKKVDDRDLQEVANGSFRGY